The genomic segment GCCGCTCAAGCGGCGCGCCTGATCCCTTAGCCGCGATGGGGGCTGCCAGCCGGAGGCGAGAGGGGCCCACGGCTTCGAGGGTGTATGTGTGGGCGGGACCCCACCGACCTGCCCGGGAAGGGAGCGCCCGATGCAGCCCCGCTTGGCCGCAGAAGAGCCGGGCTGCTGGGGCGAGCGCCGCCTTCCGGAGGAGAAGCGCTGGCTTTGCTCACGCAGCGCGACCAGCCGGAGCGCGCCGCACCCCTCGTAACTCCCGGCCAAAAGCCTGGCCGGCTCCGGGGCGCCTGGTCCCCTGCCGGCCGTGATTTAGCCCGCAGAGCTGGCTTAGCGCGTGGCACAGACCCAGCCGCCACCACGGTCGGGGAATTGCCGCGCAGCCCAGCCGAAGGGCCCGGGCTGCCCGGCGCTCCGCCGACGGCTCCGGCGCGTTGCCCCTGCTCTCCCTTCCCGGGGCGGGGAATGGCGAGCGCAACTTGCGCGCTGCTGTTCCCAGGAAACCCTTGGCCAGGAGCGCCGGCGCTGCTTGCGGCCGCCCTCCGGCCAACCGCACGCCCGGGCTTGGCCAGCCCCAAAGCGATGGAAAAAGCGTCCTCTGCCCGGCCCAGCGCCCCCCGAGGCTGGGCTCTCAATGGCCGACGGTTGGTAGCCGGCGCCCGAAGCCACAGGTAGCGGAGGCTTCCGTCGGTAAAGCGCACGGCCAGCGCCCGCAAGTAGAAAGCTAGCTCCGCAGCGCTGATCCGGCGCCGCCGACCGTCCTGCACGGCTTCCGAGGCGCCCGGGCACCCTCCCCAGCGGCACCTGCGGATCCCGCGGCGCAGGAGCAGGGGCGAGGCCGGCGGGCCCCGCCCCCTTTCGCCTGGGCGGGGCTTCCAGCGCGGGCGGGGCCTCTCACCTGCCACCAGCGGGGCGGCAGCCTGGCGGAGTCAAAGTTGCGGGCTTCGGCGGCCGCGCGGACATCCTCTGGCAGCGATGGGGACTCAGCGGGGGCCCGGccttgtgctgctgctgctgctgctgctccaggtGAGACGGGCGGGCGCTGCTCTCCGGGGCTCTTTGCCCCGCGACTCTTTGGGTTCGCTGCGTTGGGAACCCCTCCACAAGGGCGCCTGATGGGTCTCCTTCTCTGCCTTGCTTCCGGGCTCCCCTCTTCCCCGCCCAGCCAGCCCTGGTCCCGGGGGGCCCTTCTGACTCCCTGGCCGGCCCCCGGCCCCAAAGCCCTTCCTCGGAAGCGCCCCCCTGCTGCCGAGGGGCTCAGCCTCAGGACTTTGGGATCGCTTCCCGAGACTTTGCCCCAGCGAGAGGCTCCCGGGGCTGGGCAGTGGGGCCGGGAGCAGAAGGGGCTTCAGATCCCCTGCTCCTCCTCCAGGGGCTTCCTCCGGACGAGCGGGTTGTGGGAACTTGGCCGGTCGGGCGGGAGGAGAGCTGTGCGCcgcctccccccacccatcccctCACCCCTGTCTTTTGGCTTCCCAGGGTGAAAGGGGGCTCGGCGAGGATCGGGCAGTGACTCGTTGCCAGCCAGGTTTCAGCTCGGAGGCCTACAGGTTCCGGGTGCCCAGGCGGGACTTGGAGAGGGGCCGGATCTTGGGCAAAGGTAAGAGAAGCCTGGCCTGCTGCTGGCCGCCCTGTCTTGGGTAggtgggccgggccgggccgggccgggccgaggGAGAGAACGAATGGTTCCTGGGTGCGTGGGCCTCCTCCCCCACACAAAGAAGACGGCACCTTCTGCTCCTGAGCAAATAAGCAGCGTGTGTTGGCAGAAGGAGAGGCTAGATTCCAGTCGCTTTCACATTCTGTCCTGTGAGTTCACTGGGTGGTGACCGTTTTCCTGCTTCCATAAAGGGAAAGTGGCTGCTCTTTAGGGAATCTGTAAAATGGGTGTATCAGCATTCTGCCTCTCTTAAGACTGAAGACTACCTCTGTTCTGTAAAGCATGAAAAGTGAGTGTTTCAGTTTGGAAAGGGGAATATCGATAATCCTCAAAGACTGATTCCATTCAGCTCCCTTAGGCTGGGCATTTGCTTGTGCCAGGGTTGACTCTGCTGCTCACAAATTTACTTTTTCACTTTTACTGTTTTTCTGATGAAGTTTTGAAGTAACATTGTAATCCCTCCAGAAATCAATGAAACGGGGCAGCTTGGAAGTATTTCTAAGAACAGTCTTCGGCGTAGCTTTTTATTAGTGATTTGAATGTGTTGTTTCTGGTTTTAaaccttgtaagctgcccagttcTGTTGGCATCTTAGAAATGtacattgtaaataaataaaaatatagctaTGCTAAGAAGTCCCCCAGCGTGCCTGTCAGGGCCAGGTTAGATGTAGGTTCCTATTTATATAACGCCACCCTCTGTGAGGGCCCAGTTAAATGTAAAGGAATGCCCAAAGGAGTGCTCGAGGCCCTtgcccttcatggcagcaggAGGGAGAAGAGGCAGCAGGAGCCCCGGAAAAGCTGGGTCTGTGTTTCAGGGACAGGTGAAACTGCTGGCAGCATCTTCCTAAGCTGGGCTTTGTTGTCAAGACGCACCAAGAAAGCTGGGTGGCATTTCCTGCTAAGACCGAGCAGGATGGCTTTGAAGCAGCCTCCCGCTTTCCCTGGAGCCAAGCATGGGTTAACTGCATGGCTCAGGTAGTTTCCACCTAGCCCTTTCCTCCCCTGGCAACGCAGGGTGGAGCTCGGCCAGGAGGGTGAGGCCTGTTCCTCCTTGCAGCTGTGCAGGGTTGGGCCTGCACAGcctgtgtgcgtatgtgtgtgtgcgcgtgcgcgtGCATGCACACTGTTTGAACCCTGATGGTCGCCTTCTGgcttcctgctctgctgcctaGCACAGTTCAGGGTGCGGTGGCTGGCTTTATGTTGTGTCAACAGCCTCTCGTGAATCATTCACCTTTGCCTCCCTGGAGCTGCCCTGGAGGCCTGACTCTTCAGCCCTGCTCCAAAGCAGCAGGGATCCAAGGTTGCTTTCCAACCGCCAGTCTGGCCGCTCCCTCTATTGGTGCTTGAGCTTTTTGATCCGGGCAGCTTTCGCTGTGCCCCTCTGCACCACCGGGGGTCAGCTCCAGCCCCAGCCTTGTGGCGGCTCTTGGTGCATCACGTTAGGATTGTTTTATCAATGCTTGTGTTTTGGGGAATTCGTGATACCAGCTTCTTTGACAAGTTTCTAAAAAATATTGTCTACGTGCTACATGTGAAGAACAGTGCTGCAGGTGTAGGAGAAATAGTTTAGAAAAATCTTCAGGTGGCTGAGTTGGCGACAAATGTGAAATGAAGAATCTGTAGCAAACAGAAGCTGGGACTAAGTGGAATATTAGTGGAACCAGGAGAGCATGAGCtttagtcccgccttgggcagaaaagctggctgggtgaccctgggccagtccctctctctcagctcaacccacctcacagggttgttgttgtggggaaaagaggaggagggaggagtatttggtatgttcaccaccctgagttatttataagaataataaaagaaggataaaaataaacaaacaaaaataaatattttaataatattctaTGTTATTAGTATTATGCTTTGTGTTCCCTTTTGAGGAgcccctggattagttttcaccTGACCAGGCTTTGAAAGGACAGCTGGACTGGGGGTCAAACAATGGCAAGGGCCTGAAACTGGCTGCTAAATGCATCACCTTCTCAAAGCACTTGGAATATTGCTTATTGTCTGGCCTAATAATAAGGAGGATGCATGCAGACTGGCCTTCCCCCAACATGTTGTACTGCCGCTCCCATCGTGCCTCAGCCAGACTGACCAAGTTGGCTGTGGCTAATGGAAGCTGTAGTGCTAGCTTGCAGCAGGATGCCCTAAACCCACATCTTTGGGGAAGCCAAAGGGATGCATCTGATCCTCCAGACAAGTGAACTTGACTCAGGAGCTTGCAGAGAACTTGGGATCTGCCCAGCAGGTTAGCTCTGGACTTGCAAAGCAGTCAGCAGAGTGGTTCCTTGTGGCAAACACAGCAGGAAGGCACAGCAGGCTGGTTTTCAGGCTCAGTGATGGAGATGGGTGGAGAATACAAACACTGGAAAGGTGTTGTCATGAAAGGAAAACACTCCAGCATTTCTACTCTTCGTGGGGCTGAGGAGGCTGGCTGAGGGAATCCCTGGACAGAAGTGGACGTGGTTTTGTTATAATACTCTAACTTGTCTCTCAGTTTTAAAAGTAGAGTCAAGAAGCATCTAACCCGCTCTTGCATAAAAGAACACTGACCAGAGCATAACATTGTCCTTTTAGTTCATTTATTTCTGAGAAGTTTTTGTTAATTCGTGGCCTCcatatacaaaaaagagaagctaAACCAAATTAAACTGCGGTGGATTGTCCGTGAAAGCTAATTACCCACCCACTTGGGCTTCTACAAATGTAATGTCTGTGCCTAAGAATCTTAAATATTTTCCTGACTGCCTACAGAGCAAGGAcatgaaatattttccagtgTTCTAAGGTTTTCATGGATAATTCTGGAAGGCTTTCAGCCTTTGTGGATCTTCTTCAGAAGTAGCATCGTCAAAACCACCCAGCAGGACAAAACCCGTCTAGTCAGTTTGGTATGGTTCGTCAGATGTCCTACCAGCTTCTCTAACCATATGCCTTCCAGAAgtgctagaaattctgggagctgttgCCCCAGTATGATGGGAGGGTATCAGGTACAAAAAAGCTGTATTCAGGACAGCTGTAATTCTGGACATGCCAACCGAGGGGAGGAGGGCTAATCCAAGATGCTGCTGCATCTTCCATCTTCCATTCATTGTGCTTGTGTCCTCTGGAAGTTTGTCTGTCTATGCTGGCATCATGTTGCCCTGCAAGCCCTGGTTTGTGTGTGCTATAAAAAGAGAACAGAGCTTTAGGACTGGGCCTTGTTGGGCTGAATACGTCCTTTAATCAGACTCTTAGGCCACGGGGATCCACAGGGACCCTTTATTTGGGCAAATGTCCGTTCAGTAGCTACCCTTGCTTTCTTTTCCATTGCTGATTGCTGCTGGGAGTAATAAAAGCATTTGATCCTTTATTCTTAACAATTGTTATGGTGCGGCATCACACTTGGAAAAGGAGGACTAAAATGGGGTGCCATGTACTGAGTTCTTTGTCATACAGATGTTCATTCTGAACATCTCTTCAAAATCCTTGCATATCACTGGCCCAGCACTCGTGAGTCAGCCTGCATGTCTCTGGTCTGCTTCTGTCTTGAGTGTTCTTCTGGAGCGGGTCTCTAGTTCCTGGGATTGTGGACCACCTTTGCATTGTTTGTGTGCTTTTCTAGTTGCAGCTAAGGTGGTCTGTGTGAGGAAGTGGgctcccctttgccagatgtgtctGGTTGAAGGCTAGGCAGCCCTTGGTGCAGCATGTTTGAATTTGGATCCCTATGCTCAGCCGAGCCTTGGATTTGATGACCTCGGGGGCCCCTTCGGACTGGAGTGTTCCATGACATAGCGTATGAGTGTCCACGTAGGCAATACTTTATTGTTCGCGCATTGCGACATTGGAAGGAAGCTGAGTCAAGCTGTCCTGCTCCAGCGTGAGTACCAGCGCATCTCTAGCTGTGTCTGTGACTCCTTCCTGTGGTTATTCCTGATGCATTGGTGCCATCAGCTTCCTGCTGTTTTGCAAGGCATTTGATAGGGTGCAGCTCAATGACCAAATGACTGAGCTCCTGCATGATTCGTGCCTCACCCCTTGATGGACTTGGCGGCCTTAAATCAATCACATGCTCTTGACCTCCTTTGTCCAGGTGTCCGCACTCTGGCGGGAAGGACACTGTGGTCTGTCCCAGAAGGCTTTTTATGAGACTGGGAATGGCTAACATTCCGCCAACGTTAAATATTAGGATTATTATCTCAGCCACGCCGTGACCTCCCCCACTGAAGGTCCACAGAATTCATCTGGCTTGTTTGCCCAGTATTAGGCATACCTTggtgtggacaggtgggcgagattctcctggttcacacatcacaatGTGGTTTTGTGGCTTTGGTTCAGCAggatgtatgaatccagccattatggtTGAAGGATTATGTGTACATCAGGCCACTATGGTTTGTTTGAAAATCCTGGCTTAGAGTTATGTATGAACCAGCAAAAGAGATACTCCAAATTTGTCAGGCAGTGCAGTTTCATCACCTGGAAGCTTACACACTTTTACCTCTACCTGGGGATATTCCTCTGGCTCTGTTCAGACAACCTGTGTAACTTGCTTACTAAGCTGTCCCATTTCCTGGATCCACATTGTATAAGAAATCATATACCCACAAGaagctaatttaaaaaaaaaatcccagccaCACTTAGTGTGTTGGGTGAGTGCTGAAGCACCTGGTCTTCCTCTACTGGATTCCACACCTTATGCAAATAAAGCCCAAGTGTCTATTATCTCCGAGACCAGCCCTGTGGTGCTGGGGGTGGAGGGCTTGGGTGGCCAGATCTGTGCAAATGAAAGAGGAAAGCTAGATGGCTCCAGGCTGGCACACCCAGTGGGCTTGGCATGAGTGTAATTAGACAGCATGGTGTGGGGGCTGAAGGGGATCAGCTCCGGCCAGTGCTCAGTCCAGCCCTCCTGCAGGGCAGGGAGTGGTGGGCCTGGCTGTGGGCTAAGGAAGGGGTGGGGTCCCACTGGAGCTCCCCACTTCAAAGATAGGCCCAGGAGGAAAGGGTTGCCTTGTAATTAGGGCCACAGCTCAACCCTCCTCCTTGGGGCAGGTTCCT from the Candoia aspera isolate rCanAsp1 chromosome 11, rCanAsp1.hap2, whole genome shotgun sequence genome contains:
- the LOC134504129 gene encoding collagen alpha-1(I) chain-like yields the protein MSARPPKPATLTPPGCRPAGGRCRWGGCPGASEAVQDGRRRRISAAELAFYLRALAVRFTDGSLRYLWLRAPATNRRPLRAQPRGALGRAEDAFSIALGLAKPGRAVGRRAAASSAGAPGQGFPGNSSAQVALAIPRPGKGEQGQRAGAVGGAPGSPGPSAGLRGNSPTVVAAGGPGAPEPARLLAGSYEGCGALRLVALREQSQRFSSGRRRSPQQPGSSAAKRGCIGRSLPGQVGGVPPTHTPSKPWAPLASGWQPPSRLRDQARRLSGRKNQSGERRGWRPAKGPGASRQQGPRGSELLSSRLGAAQPRTRRALPAFSRPPPVGRGREGEAALYARRPRSGRPSPRAEGRTWPLQAWQACTAASFLEVRGGSVRFGRALGRPQRNSAALCISRTGPNPREALSGSGAWSVGFEGFVTSELGNS